The DNA sequence tgcaatgaaccccaaaaGACGTTACTCCTTTGTGTCCAGTAATTCAACCAAGTAGACTGTCTCTTGAAAACTTTTACAACCAAGGGTCggtctcttgaaaagcttttagtaagaatgaaagagagaaagaaaatagaatagttcaagtttttgcccaatgaacttttcttgaaaaagaaaatgttgaacaaaaactcttagaaagatgttgagaaatcAGTTGtttgaaattcgtgccatgatcacatatttatagccatttgatggctcttgaagaagCCATGTTacaagttgtgacttttgataatttcttcaaaactagtcactttaaaaagttgtgactcttgacaatttcttcaaaatcaattactttaaaagttgtgactcttgacaattttttcaaaaccagtcactttgAAAGTTGTGAcgcttggcaatttcttcaaaatcaatcactggtaatcgattaccatacacaatttattttatcaaaacttgtgactcttcatgttgaggtttgaaatccaacgttcaaaaaccactagtaatcgattacaaatattgtgtaatcgattacactattttgaaaatatttttgaacgtTACAagacaatggtaatcgattacatgtccatagtaatcaattactactttgtaaatcagttataaaatgttttgggcttctggtaactgattactaccttatggtaattgattaccagagagtaaaaactctagtaaaagatatttcttgaaaaattctcttggacaattttgtgttgttcaatcttttctttgaaaaattctttttaacttaccttgatgcttttcttgaggttcttgcatatcttgagtcttctcttgattcttcacttgaatcttcttgattctttaatcttgtttgaatggatctttaataatctttggcatcattaaaataatcttggaagtttTACTTCTAcagtcacaatgatcattacacaaACGTTATGtaacagatacactaagactcaatcttatatacaatgtggtatcatgttagtgaaaaacaatATCAAAGCGCCtaagagtacataacaagacacaccacacaatatgtcaggtcactctcactaggtaaaatcataaggtgactagtcagggtcactctgttttgtAAGAATAtttcaaccatatgggatcaacataggtttaaaggagcactcaaaccgagtgtatttatTCCTAAGGTCTAGACTATGAAAAATTCGTTAGGTcttcaccttcctgattcaggtccaacccctaaaacaacttttgcacCCAGACACTACTcataaattatacaatacccacgatctcacacttgttttcaaatatgtttaacacattgcgttACAATTTAACACCCTAGGTTCCTAACTTCAaaccctacactttccttttaacaccttatgcattgcgctacaatttaacaccttaggttcctaacttggaaccttacACTTTCATTTTAACACCTCAcgcataaatatttttcttaaggtaaaCACTAGTTGGGTCATTGTATAactcacaactcacaacacaagtaattatCATATCAAGTATTAATCACACATTTATTCACAATTATATTTCATGTCTACAATTTAACATGTCATAATCTATTatcacatgtttacatgtaTCTAATAAATTATCACAtattcaactttacacttatactcaatctcaataacaatgttataatctcaaagcaacatgttatctcacaattcatcacatattcaatttaccacttatacacaatttcatgatcccaatataacaatttatcacgtTAATCTAGTAAGTCTtatccaaaacacaaacaaaatataatcaaacaggaagaattataatacaataaacatccaaAAATAAACCTAAATTTGATCCTTTAAGAATCCATACACAtattcattctaaccccaattgcgataaactcatcccttacctctaagtagCTCAAGAGTGTAGTCCGACAGTTATAGAGGCATCTCTAGCAATTTTCTAAGATTTCCCAAACTGTTCCTCTGTTGCTCTGCTAGGTTTTCCAAGTGatagaaagaaggagaaaggaTTAGAACGTTCATTGTACTGTCTGCGTGTGATGATCATTTCTCCCTCCGTAGATATTATtctgcaaatcccaacggtggagaTGTGGGAAATGAATTTCAAACTTTTTGTTCAAATTTCATGGTTATCCAATGGTCAATGAGtccatgattttaattttactcgGACAAGTTTAGGTGTATGCGGGAAAATGAGAGCTACGCGCGAGGGATATTTCTCTCAGTAAAgacattatttcaaaaattcCAAAGGTAAAGATGtgcaaaaattagtttaaaaccTAGTATTAAAATTTCATGACGATCTAACGGTTAACAAGTCCAAAATCTTAGTTTTACTGGGATAAATTGGGACATATGCGGGAGAAAGAGAGGAttttggaaaagaaagaaggaaaaacgaaTTTGAAAGGAAAGGAGTGTAGAGATGTATCGTAAAGATAAAAACTCACctaatatgtttatttatctAGGGTACTCTCAGTCTATCACTTACTctgctttttcttattttattattttataaacaagaaGATTATTTTACTCTCTATTAaatggataaataaaatattattttttatttttcttcaaatcattattttaattaataaaattatttctccttatttatttaattataaaaatctcattatttttctaaaattttatttatttttaaataaaattctttttaatttattttacgtgTTGTAGGCTTTATGTCAACCTTCCTTTATTGCTTCCCATATATCATCTCAGACAACAACCAGAACTTTCTTGATGGGTAGATAAATTTAAGTTACAATAATTCCTCTTAGGGTTATAGCCTTATACACTTCTGCATGTTTTGCAATAGTGCAACAACACAAGCTATGGACATGCAATTTGTACAAGTTTTGAAGCTGACATATTTAATCCCACACTCCTACAGTCCTACATGCTTTGTTTATAGGGTCCTCATATTCATAAACAAGGTATTGTTGGAGTGTCAAAATACACCTTATTAAATGCCTCTGGTTACGtaaaaagacaaatattatataactttCATCTTTATGAtctaataactattttttccaataaaaaCTTGCTATTTAGTGTAGCTTAAGGGGAGACATCAAATTCCTAAGTGAAGCCTAATAATTCCTAATATCAATATGAAGAGTACTAGTAATATATtctttgttatttattaaaactaGAGAAATAATACCAATGAAAAAGTTAGAAGAAATACTATCTTGAAATAGTGGTTAATTCAGGTCTACAGGAACAATGAGATGCTATTTCAGTAGAAGAGATATatattacaacaacaacaacaacgccttatcccactaggtggggtcggctacatggatcaacttccgccataatgttctatcaagtaccatacttctatccaaatcattaagttcgaaatcctttttgataacctctcttatagtctttttgggtcttcctctgcctcgaattgtttgccttctctccatctggtctactctcctcactacagagtctaccggtcttctctctacatgcccaaaccacctaagtctattttccaccatcttctctacaataggcgctactccaaccctctctctaatagcttcgtttctaattttatcctgtcgagtcttaccacacatccaccgcaacatcctcatctccgctactcctactttattttcatgttggctcttgaccgcccaacattctgttccgtacaaaatcgtcggtcttaccgcagtccgataaaactttccctttagcttgatcatccatcctgcttgaatgcgatgattcacatccccttcaatttctccatcatcctgtattacagacccaagatatttaaaccgtgtgacttgagggataatatggtctcctattttcacctctgagttagaaaccctccttcttttgttgaacttacattccatatactccgatttgcttctgcttaggcgaaaaccatgtgtttctagagctcgtctccaagtttccaacctctcattcaactcctctctcgactctccaaggaggactatgtcatctacaaaaagcatgcatctcggcgctatctcttggatttgttccgtgaggacatccagaattaaggtaaaaaggtaggggctaagagttgacccttgatgcaaaccaattgtgatgggaaaattttgatatatattagGAAGTAGAAATTTCGATATGTTGACACGTGAGCAAAAGGCTAATTAATATGATGATATGATAGGGTATGATTTCATAGTTCAGAATTtatatagtataaataattttattaaagattacAAAATTAGGACAAAAACTCATCAAATAAAAAGTGAGACTCacttgattttcaaaataactcagtaaaaaaatatgttcaacAGAATGtcttgaaattaaaaagtgtgTTTAGCATTTCTCATATATACCAAACTATAGGTGGATACACCAATGGAGTACCTATTCTTGTTTTTTAACCGTGAAAATAAGACCCCATTTCTATAATCTTAAATCATTTTACAAGAAAAAGTTGCAAAAACATTCTGTCCGAATTCCACTGTTTTGCATTTAGAATGACGGCATTTTCAGAGGCATATGACACCCTGATACGGGAATTCAAAGATTTCCCGTCTTTCTTATTTGGATCAGTGTGACAATGAAAATTCATGCAAAATACATTTATGAATTATACAAGAATGTaaggtttttaaaaatttacttcTTCAATGATCACTCACTTGATACTACGTTCCTTACCACATTTGGGGAATAAGATAAGAGACTACTATGTCATCTAAACATACAGTAGAGTAACCACAACTTTAAAATTCTAGAGACAAAACAAGGTTATTCCTTGCATTGTACAGAAAATAACAAGTGCATCATGGCGGGGCAAGCATACATATACAAAACAATCATGGAGTTTGTACATTAGAATCAGATTCAGATGATGTGTTACGGTTCTTCAATTCAGGAAGCCTAATTTCCTCTATGTTCCTAACAGTTTCATCCATTGTTGGCCTATTATCTGATACCTTTGCCACACAGGCAAGTGCAATCTGAAGCATCTGCACCATCTCCTCTTCAAAATACTGCCCTCTAAGAAGTTCCTCGTCGAAAACTTCAGCCgtccattcctcacgaaccacAGACCTCACCCACCTAGGAAGATCAACCATGTCCTCATAGCCAGGATATCCTAGTGGCGCCTTGCCAGTGAGCAGTTCTAATAGGAGCACCCCAAAGCTGTAAACATCAGACTTCTGAGTGATCCTCCGGTACTCGGTTACTTCGGGAGCACGGTAGCCATTGGCTCTTGACATGGTTGATTGAGTGCTCATCATAGGAGTGAGTCCTACATCAGTGATGCAGCCATCATGTTGTTGGTTTATGAGCACATTGGAAGACTTGATGTTGCCATGAGTAAGTTTTGAGTCCATGTGATCAGTGTGAATGGAAGCAATTCCCTTTGCAGCTCCAAGTGcaatcttcattcttgaatcccAGTCTAACGGAGCTCTTCCCATGCCTCTGTTTCCTATTGTTATTCAGGAAGGATAGAAGAATTATACCAAAGATATAGATTTCTTATAATTGACAATTAGAAAATATGTGTCAGCTAGTTCCATGAATTGTTTATTGCTACATAAATAACATAATGCAGATGTAGAATGATGAACAAAATATAGCATAATTTGTCCATTATCTTGACTAATCCATAAAATTACTGCTAAGCAATCCTCAATGGTGATTGATTCTATCTTATGCTAATTTATCCTACTTTAACTATAACTTAGACTCTCatgtaaaaatcataaaacatgCTACCTTTTCCATGACATTAAGTCAATTAAATTCTCCTTTAATAACTATTAACTTCAGCTTTTGCCTTTTGGTTACTCACATCAAGTAGCTAGATAAATATAATGCAGTTGAAGAATGGTGAAGAAAAGCATCCTTTGTCTATTCTcttgattaataaaataaggTTCATGCATGGATTTAGGTAACAGAAAAAGACAATGTATCAATGTAAATAAAACGTACCATGCAACAAGGAAAACAAGCTGCCTCTGGAAATGTAGTCATAGACTAGAAGTTTCTCATCTTTGGAATAGTAATAAGCTCTAAGGGGCATGACATTCGGGTGCCTTCCAATTCTTCCTACAACCTCCATCTGTTGCTCAAACTCTTTCTTTCCAACTAGAACTTCCCTTAACCTTTTAACCACCACTGTTGTTCCATCCTCCAAAGCAGCTCTATATGTTGTTCCATAGCTCCCCTTTCCAAGAACTTCAGCTGAAGCCTTTAACAAGTCTTCAAGGTCAAAACTGTAAGAGCAACCTTCAAAGAAGAACAACTTGTTCTTTTCAGCCTCTTCCACTCCACTCCCAAAACcctttgaaatctcagcctttCCAGCACAAGGTGCCTTTCCTGTCAGTATGCCGCTGCTTTCACTCTTGGTCCTCTTCAAACAGCATACAAAGATGATCAAAACTAGGAGGGAGATAAAGGCACAGCCTCCAATTGCTAGAGCAAGTATAGTAGCTAGGCCAAAGTAACTCTTTGAAGTGGTAGCAGTTCTATTTTGTGGAGTTTCTGCTGGAGAGAGTGGTTGAGAAACAGGAGAatgagaaggagaaagagaggAAGTAGAAGAAGATGGATTGGAAGCTTTAGAACAGTTATTGAGAGGTGGTCCACACAAGTGAGAGTTTCCAACAAAAGAAGTGTATGGATAATTGTTGATGGAATTTGGAATTGAGCCATTCAAGTTGTTATAGCTCAAATTCAAATACTTGAGACTTGTAAGGTTTTTAAAGTCAGGGATAGCTCCAGAGATTGAATTGTTTTGGAGATACAACCAGGTGAGTCTACTAAGATTCTGAAAGGTAGTTGGAATACTGCCAGAGAAGTTGTTAGAGGAAATATCCAATGCTATGAGTTTTGGTGAGATAGAGGAAGGGATTAGGCCTGAGAAGTTATTCTGCTGCAGGTTTACATATTGGAGTGAAGGAATGGAGAGAATGTCAGAAGGAAGGTTTCCTCTAAGGCCATTGGAATGAAGGCTCAGGATTTTAAGAGAATCAAGTTTTCCTAGGCTGTTCTCTGGAATCGAGCCTTTGAATCCAGCCCCTGGAAGATGGATTTCAATGACACTAGTTCCATTTTGGTTGCAAGTGACACCAGCCCAAGATGTGCAAATTGGAGTGGACTCACTCCAGTTTAGCCTTGGGGCATGCGGAACATTGGAAAAGAACTCAAGAAGAGCTTGTTTGTCAGAGTTCAAGTCAGCCTCAATTAGGCCAAAGAGAGACACTGTGAAGCTTAGTAGAACAAATGGAACTGCATGGAATTGGAACTTCATTGGTGCCTGTTTGGTGTGAACTGTGAAGTGGAGGCAAGTTGTAGTTCCAAGTTCTGACCTTAGCTGTTCGTCATTCTTGCTTGGTTCAGCTTTGGAAGATAATGATAAAGTGTTAGCTAATCATATAGCtaagaatgataaaattgttcaaacttcaaagtcaTAATGAACTACTTTTTTGTTCAAGAGTCATGGAGTCATTTGAGTAAGCATTAACTTGGTCTAGAAACAATGATTTGCCACTTGGAAAGTGATGCAGAACTTAAACATGAAATAGTGTTTTAGATTATTAGTTTAAAGATTGGATACTAAATTGTGCAGAAATCAAGTCAAATGAGTTGAATCATTTCCTTTATTTGAGAGCTTGAATTTTAGATGAGAATGTTACATGTGGtaaaacaattcaaataaatCAGTTGAAGAAAGTTCATTCTTTCAACATTTGCCGTGTTATCAGAACTCTtccaattaaaaagaaaaagacaaaggcTTCACTGTGGACTTTAGTCAATGGGAGACTAAAGTGCACTTTTAACTGAGAATAAAGAAATTCTTACATGAAATCAGTTCTTACATGTTTCAAAACAAGCAAGAAGGAAGAGGGGGAAAAGGAAGGTACTAATTGAGAATCCAAGAAAAAGAGAactcgaaaaaagaaaaagctaaaGTTTGACTCTCTTTGTACTTTATAAAGAAAATGCATTCATTGCTAAAAGTAGGCTGCAAtctcttaatttaaaatgatgatGTCATTCATGAGTGCTGATTTCTAGTTTTTACCACCATACCTGATCAATGCATACTCTAAAAAGTTCATCCTCATTCTTCTTCTAATATTGAAAACTGTTTTTGTCTTGGAACCAGATTGAGACATTAACGGGGGACAAAGGATAATCAAAAGGGATGCAAATGGGTCAAAATTTTCACACTCAAAGCAATCATACCATCAATATTTTAACAGATACAACTTGCTGATTCCTCCAGTGAAGTCATGCAAACAAAACATCATTCCACTTAGAAACATTACtagaaatattaaatagataaaactgCCAGGAGAGAAGG is a window from the Glycine max cultivar Williams 82 chromosome 2, Glycine_max_v4.0, whole genome shotgun sequence genome containing:
- the LOC100786974 gene encoding probable inactive receptor kinase At5g58300 translates to MKFQFHAVPFVLLSFTVSLFGLIEADLNSDKQALLEFFSNVPHAPRLNWSESTPICTSWAGVTCNQNGTSVIEIHLPGAGFKGSIPENSLGKLDSLKILSLHSNGLRGNLPSDILSIPSLQYVNLQQNNFSGLIPSSISPKLIALDISSNNFSGSIPTTFQNLSRLTWLYLQNNSISGAIPDFKNLTSLKYLNLSYNNLNGSIPNSINNYPYTSFVGNSHLCGPPLNNCSKASNPSSSTSSLSPSHSPVSQPLSPAETPQNRTATTSKSYFGLATILALAIGGCAFISLLVLIIFVCCLKRTKSESSGILTGKAPCAGKAEISKGFGSGVEEAEKNKLFFFEGCSYSFDLEDLLKASAEVLGKGSYGTTYRAALEDGTTVVVKRLREVLVGKKEFEQQMEVVGRIGRHPNVMPLRAYYYSKDEKLLVYDYISRGSLFSLLHGNRGMGRAPLDWDSRMKIALGAAKGIASIHTDHMDSKLTHGNIKSSNVLINQQHDGCITDVGLTPMMSTQSTMSRANGYRAPEVTEYRRITQKSDVYSFGVLLLELLTGKAPLGYPGYEDMVDLPRWVRSVVREEWTAEVFDEELLRGQYFEEEMVQMLQIALACVAKVSDNRPTMDETVRNIEEIRLPELKNRNTSSESDSNVQTP